CCGTAACAGAAGCACCGGTTTTGGCGCTTATATCTTCAGTTTTTTTAGTATGAAATTTGTTCCATTCTTTCAATGATTTATACCATTTTTTATCGTCACCCATTACATAAAGCGTTTTTTCATACTCTCCTTTGGCATTGATAAGCGAAACTACGATGTAAGCTCCTTCACCCATGTAGTTTGACATTTGAAGCATACATTTATATTTTGAGGCCTGTGCATTTATAGTAAAAGAAACAAAACATACAAGGGCGCCCGTAAGAGCAGTTTTAATAATAGATTTCATTTGAAATTGATTTGTTTTTATTGGAAATTGGAAAAAAATTGAAGTTGTATTAAGTTACTTTAAAAATTCAACTGAAATATTACTTTTTGCAAGTGACTCATTTTCCTTTGCCAGAGCATAAGCGCTTTCGTCAAATTCAGTGATAATTTCTTTTTTCGCACCTATAGATAAAAGATATTTCAGTATTGTATCGTCTTTGGCAACCATTGCAGCTTTATGCA
The Flavobacterium flavigenum genome window above contains:
- a CDS encoding DUF2271 domain-containing protein, which encodes MKSIIKTALTGALVCFVSFTINAQASKYKCMLQMSNYMGEGAYIVVSLINAKGEYEKTLYVMGDDKKWYKSLKEWNKFHTKKTEDISAKTGASVTGGDRSITSIEIEDSKINKGYKLRFESAVEDQKYYVNDLEIPLTTEGIAAKTEGKGYIRYVRLNKI